Proteins from a single region of Methanoculleus taiwanensis:
- a CDS encoding ATP cone domain-containing protein, with protein sequence MVDVVKRDGRREPFVPEKITVSAVKAGAPLEDARRIAQGVERAAHDGISTDEIRRRVLEQLRDQNAGWEQNWLVYDRAVKKRKAAEIPQPVAR encoded by the coding sequence ATGGTTGACGTCGTCAAGCGAGATGGAAGGAGGGAGCCGTTCGTTCCCGAAAAGATCACGGTCAGCGCCGTGAAGGCCGGCGCACCGCTCGAAGATGCCCGTCGGATTGCACAGGGTGTAGAGCGGGCAGCGCACGATGGAATCTCGACGGATGAGATTCGGCGCCGTGTGCTCGAACAGCTCCGCGATCAGAATGCAGGGTGGGAGCAGAACTGGCTGGTCTATGACCGGGCCGTGAAGAAACGGAAGGCCGCAGAGATCCCGCAGCCGGTTGCCCGGTGA
- a CDS encoding PAS domain S-box protein produces the protein MTSTDRPDTLLFTVAADDLDDAVLILDEERRICGMNRALQNLLRIRQEEVIGADALAFIRGAFAPLPGDAQAQCITDALSGGEEPEPITCRIRNLAGTGRFVSVTVHPRRGGHQAVLIRDVTDTEHARYVKTALDHSPVVVFTQDMDLRYTWSYNQQFGLTDTAMIGKTDGEIFSPEDAARLTALKQRVLTTGDVIHENVSLSIGGVLHIREMTLEPLRDARARLVGIAGVAYDVTEQQKNECALKESEDRFRGIFENVGIGIVLVDLDGHILECNQVFHAMLGYTPGELAEMNLNEIIHPDDLAASLVRYTAMRAGDLERFRSEKRYVTKDGRVIWGRLSASLLRDATGRPYRTIGTVEDITERKRMENDLAYHAYLLDRVNDAVIATDERFNVTAWNRAAEEMYGWSADEVRGHCISDVIRPENPDTGPKEIFDAAITTGQHRTETVHHHRDGKPIHIESSITPLFDARGHVTGYITVNRDILERKLAEMIKKKAFDQIEQNMEQFAILGDHVRHPLQVILSRADLLEDEVVAERIREQVVRINDLIRQLDQGWVESSKIREFLRRNELV, from the coding sequence ATGACATCCACCGATCGACCCGACACACTGCTCTTCACTGTGGCAGCTGATGACCTGGACGATGCCGTCCTGATACTCGACGAAGAGCGGCGAATATGCGGGATGAACAGAGCCCTGCAGAATCTCCTTCGGATCAGGCAGGAGGAGGTTATCGGAGCGGATGCCCTTGCATTTATCAGAGGTGCCTTTGCACCGCTGCCCGGGGATGCACAGGCGCAGTGCATTACGGACGCCCTCTCGGGGGGAGAGGAGCCGGAACCGATCACCTGCCGGATACGAAACTTAGCCGGCACCGGACGATTCGTCTCCGTCACCGTTCATCCCCGGAGAGGCGGGCACCAGGCCGTCCTGATCCGCGATGTCACCGATACGGAGCACGCTCGATATGTTAAGACCGCACTTGATCACTCACCGGTGGTCGTCTTTACGCAGGATATGGATCTCCGCTACACCTGGTCGTACAACCAGCAGTTCGGGCTGACCGACACCGCGATGATCGGGAAGACTGACGGCGAGATCTTCTCACCGGAGGATGCCGCCCGGCTGACTGCGCTCAAACAGCGGGTGCTCACGACCGGTGATGTTATTCACGAGAATGTCTCCCTCAGCATCGGCGGTGTCCTGCATATCCGGGAGATGACGCTCGAACCCCTTCGCGATGCACGGGCGAGGCTCGTCGGCATCGCAGGCGTGGCGTATGACGTCACCGAACAGCAGAAGAACGAGTGCGCTCTCAAAGAGAGCGAGGATCGGTTCCGCGGCATCTTCGAGAATGTAGGCATCGGCATCGTGCTTGTGGATCTGGACGGGCATATCCTCGAATGCAATCAGGTCTTCCATGCGATGCTTGGGTATACCCCGGGGGAACTTGCAGAAATGAACTTAAACGAGATCATCCATCCGGACGATCTCGCAGCAAGCCTGGTTCGCTACACGGCAATGCGTGCCGGGGATCTTGAGCGGTTCCGGAGCGAAAAGCGGTACGTCACGAAAGACGGCCGTGTCATCTGGGGACGCCTCTCCGCCTCGCTTTTGCGGGATGCGACCGGCAGGCCGTACCGCACCATCGGCACGGTTGAAGATATCACCGAACGGAAACGGATGGAGAACGATCTTGCTTACCATGCGTATCTCCTCGACCGGGTGAACGATGCGGTCATAGCCACCGATGAGCGTTTTAACGTGACGGCGTGGAACCGTGCCGCCGAAGAGATGTACGGCTGGAGCGCGGACGAGGTGCGCGGACACTGTATATCGGATGTCATTCGCCCGGAGAATCCCGATACCGGGCCAAAAGAGATCTTCGATGCTGCGATAACAACCGGGCAGCACCGGACCGAGACCGTGCACCACCACCGGGACGGTAAGCCGATTCATATCGAGTCGAGTATCACCCCGCTCTTTGATGCCCGGGGTCACGTAACCGGATACATAACCGTCAACCGGGATATCCTCGAACGCAAGCTGGCCGAGATGATTAAGAAGAAGGCTTTCGACCAGATCGAGCAGAATATGGAACAGTTCGCGATCCTCGGCGACCACGTCCGCCACCCCCTTCAGGTGATCCTGTCACGAGCGGATCTCCTCGAAGACGAGGTTGTGGCGGAGAGGATCCGCGAGCAGGTCGTCAGGATCAACGACCTGATCCGGCAACTCGATCAGGGCTGGGTCGAGTCGAGTAAAATCCGGGAGTTCCTCCGAAGAAACGAGCTGGTTTGA
- a CDS encoding cation diffusion facilitator family transporter encodes MPPEPREDRSERNIRTAFFLNLSFTLLEFIGGAYTGSLAITADALHDLGDSFSLGLSWFFERVARRERTSAFSYGYRRFSLLAALINAVILVIGSITILALAVPRILAPEMPDAGGMFVFALIGIAANGAAALRVRGGKTLNEQAVAWHLLEDVMGWVAVLIVSTVLLFRDLPVLDPILSVLIALFVLWNVGKNLRKTVVIFLQGVPPTITLNEVRTVLTGVPGVLGIHDTHLWSLDGEHHILTTHIVVGGDGAYDELQEIKCRVKEAAAGLGVSHATVEIEREGEQCPVREEY; translated from the coding sequence ATGCCCCCGGAACCCCGGGAAGACCGCAGCGAACGGAATATCCGGACAGCTTTCTTCTTAAACCTCTCCTTTACGCTCCTCGAATTTATCGGCGGGGCATATACCGGGAGTCTTGCGATCACGGCCGACGCGCTGCACGACCTCGGGGACTCCTTCTCCCTCGGCCTCTCCTGGTTCTTCGAACGGGTTGCCCGCCGGGAGCGGACTTCAGCCTTCTCGTACGGCTACCGGCGTTTCTCGCTTCTTGCGGCGCTCATCAACGCCGTCATCCTCGTGATCGGATCGATCACCATCCTTGCCCTGGCTGTTCCCCGGATACTCGCGCCCGAGATGCCCGATGCCGGCGGAATGTTCGTATTCGCTCTCATCGGGATTGCGGCAAACGGGGCGGCGGCACTCCGCGTCCGGGGTGGAAAGACGCTCAATGAGCAGGCGGTGGCCTGGCACCTTCTCGAAGACGTCATGGGATGGGTCGCGGTACTCATCGTGAGCACCGTCCTGCTTTTCCGTGATCTGCCGGTTCTCGACCCGATCCTCTCGGTGCTGATCGCGCTCTTCGTCCTCTGGAACGTCGGCAAAAACCTCCGTAAGACGGTCGTGATCTTTCTCCAGGGTGTGCCGCCGACGATCACCCTCAACGAGGTCAGGACTGTGCTCACCGGCGTGCCCGGTGTTCTCGGCATCCACGACACCCACCTCTGGTCGCTCGACGGTGAACACCACATTCTGACCACCCATATCGTGGTCGGCGGGGACGGGGCATACGACGAACTGCAGGAGATTAAGTGCCGGGTGAAGGAGGCGGCCGCCGGGCTCGGGGTCTCTCACGCAACGGTAGAAATTGAACGGGAGGGGGAGCAGTGCCCTGTCCGGGAGGAGTACTGA
- a CDS encoding FIST signal transduction protein: MNAITLSTTKPSVNDAVNDLKEQCGDFKPKMLLFFASSGYEPGSLAGAMKDAFGDLPVFGCTTAGEIGNGSLLKGSIVAMALNDRIIEDLKVGVVRDLSNPEGIRTVFSEFESYYGQPMTELDFTKYVGIILIDGLSGAEERTMDRIGDLTNLLFVGGSAGDDLRFASTYVFADGKAYTNAAVLALLKPATEFDLIKTQSFIAMDTTLLPTKVNEEAREVLEFNGKPASVAYAEALGVSPDDLAAHFMQHPVGLLAGDDIFVRSPRQVSGESVFFYCNVKEGVDLAVLESTDIVADTRAAVQEKLQKLGGISALINFNCILRTLDLEDRGLSAAYGSLFSDIPAIGFSTYGEEYIGHINQTATMLVFH; encoded by the coding sequence ATGAATGCAATTACTCTTTCGACAACCAAACCGTCCGTCAATGATGCTGTGAACGACCTGAAAGAACAGTGCGGCGATTTCAAACCGAAAATGCTGCTTTTCTTCGCTTCATCAGGCTACGAGCCCGGCTCTCTGGCCGGAGCAATGAAAGACGCCTTCGGCGATCTGCCGGTCTTCGGCTGTACAACTGCAGGCGAGATAGGAAACGGCTCTCTGCTGAAAGGGTCTATCGTGGCAATGGCGCTAAACGACCGCATTATCGAAGACCTTAAGGTGGGCGTCGTCCGCGATCTCTCGAATCCTGAAGGAATAAGAACTGTCTTCTCGGAGTTCGAGTCCTATTACGGCCAGCCAATGACAGAACTCGATTTTACAAAATACGTTGGCATCATTCTCATTGACGGCCTTTCCGGTGCCGAGGAGAGGACAATGGACAGGATCGGCGACCTGACCAATCTGCTCTTCGTCGGCGGGTCTGCCGGCGATGATCTCCGGTTTGCATCAACGTATGTCTTCGCCGATGGGAAGGCGTACACGAATGCCGCCGTGCTGGCGCTCCTGAAACCTGCGACGGAGTTCGACCTCATCAAAACGCAGAGTTTCATCGCCATGGATACGACGCTTCTTCCGACAAAGGTGAATGAAGAGGCGCGGGAAGTGCTCGAGTTCAACGGAAAACCGGCCTCTGTTGCCTACGCAGAAGCCCTCGGGGTCTCTCCCGACGATCTGGCGGCACACTTCATGCAGCACCCCGTCGGGCTCCTCGCAGGCGACGATATCTTTGTCCGCAGTCCGCGGCAGGTATCGGGAGAGAGCGTCTTCTTCTACTGTAATGTCAAAGAGGGGGTCGACCTCGCGGTACTTGAGTCGACGGATATCGTTGCCGACACCAGAGCTGCGGTGCAGGAAAAACTGCAGAAACTCGGCGGCATCTCCGCGCTCATCAACTTCAACTGCATCCTCAGGACGCTCGACCTCGAAGATAGGGGGCTTTCCGCCGCATACGGATCGCTCTTCTCGGATATCCCGGCGATCGGGTTCAGCACCTATGGGGAAGAGTACATCGGGCACATCAATCAGACGGCGACGATGCTCGTCTTCCACTAA